The Sporocytophaga myxococcoides genome window below encodes:
- a CDS encoding metal ABC transporter permease — protein MKFFEFFSFTDPNIRYVVAGSILMTVCSAVVGCFTFLRKRALIGDAVAHSVLPGVCLSFLLTGDKNPFVLLIGAFITGGLSIFLVEFISSKTKLKEDSAIGIVLSVFFGIGILLLTAIQHGGNANQSGLDSFLFGKAASILPEDLYSFGLVGIILLIGVFFFFKEFTLISFDRNFAEAIGLPVKMLEFMLTSITVLAVVTGIQAVGVVLMAAMLITPAAAARYWTHNLTIMMLVAAMMGAFSGIFGAYISYLAPSMPTGPWIVMVISMIAIISFTFAPVKGVFARLRKQIKNQKQITDENILKLFFQLGEKDQDFFTQRSIHTLLERRPMRKDHLKNGLARLTEQGFLNKTKDHWKFTEAGKAKGQRIARLHRLWELYLTQYLQLAPDHVHDDAETIEHIITPELESKILEQLQYPKVDPHDTKIPYKDF, from the coding sequence ATGAAATTCTTTGAATTCTTCTCATTTACTGATCCTAATATAAGATATGTTGTAGCAGGTTCGATACTTATGACCGTCTGCTCAGCGGTAGTGGGATGTTTTACATTTCTGAGAAAAAGAGCTTTGATCGGTGATGCTGTTGCCCATTCTGTATTGCCTGGAGTTTGCCTCTCTTTTTTATTAACCGGGGATAAAAATCCATTTGTACTTTTAATAGGTGCTTTTATTACTGGTGGACTAAGCATTTTTCTGGTAGAATTTATTTCGTCCAAAACCAAACTTAAAGAAGATAGTGCAATTGGTATAGTCCTTTCTGTTTTTTTCGGAATCGGGATTTTATTACTGACAGCTATTCAGCATGGCGGAAACGCCAACCAAAGTGGGTTAGACAGCTTTTTATTTGGAAAAGCAGCCTCCATTCTCCCGGAGGATCTTTATAGCTTTGGACTTGTAGGTATCATACTACTAATCGGTGTATTTTTCTTTTTTAAAGAATTTACCCTCATTTCGTTTGACAGAAATTTTGCAGAGGCAATAGGATTACCAGTAAAAATGCTGGAATTTATGCTCACATCTATTACTGTACTGGCTGTAGTTACCGGCATTCAGGCGGTCGGAGTGGTTTTAATGGCTGCTATGCTCATTACACCTGCCGCCGCTGCAAGGTATTGGACTCATAACCTGACCATTATGATGCTGGTGGCGGCAATGATGGGTGCTTTTTCCGGGATTTTCGGTGCATACATCTCTTACCTTGCTCCTTCCATGCCAACGGGCCCCTGGATCGTAATGGTAATTTCCATGATCGCCATTATATCCTTTACTTTCGCTCCTGTCAAGGGTGTATTTGCAAGACTGCGCAAACAAATAAAGAACCAGAAACAAATCACAGACGAAAATATTCTGAAGCTTTTCTTTCAGTTGGGAGAAAAAGATCAGGACTTCTTTACACAAAGATCCATTCATACCTTGCTTGAGAGAAGACCAATGCGAAAGGACCATTTGAAAAATGGACTTGCCAGGTTAACCGAACAAGGTTTTCTTAATAAAACTAAGGATCATTGGAAATTTACAGAAGCTGGAAAAGCAAAAGGTCAAAGAATAGCAAGATTACACAGGCTCTGGGAATTATACCTGACACAATATCTTCAGCTTGCACCTGATCATGTACATGATGATGCTGAAACTATTGAACACATCATTACTCCGGAACTGGAATCTAAAATATTGGAACAGTTGCAGTATCCCAAAGTGGATCCTCATGATACCAAAATCCCTTATAAAGATTTTTAA
- a CDS encoding metal ABC transporter permease — protein sequence MSSFWIILTGALVAVTCSLLGCYLILRRMAMVGDAISHAVLPGIVLAFLISGSRQTIPMLIGAGILGILTTFLIEFLHKKARLQEDASIGVTFTWLFALGVILISVFANKVDIDQECVLYGEIAYVPLDVWITDSGLNLGPQAIWIMGSILVLVLITILTSYKELLVTTFDPSYAAAIGYSTALWHYILMSMVSLATVASFESVGAILVVAFLIVPAATAYLLTDRFELMLVWAGIFGILSSISGYVLATQIDGSIAGAMATMTGVIFALAFIFSPRYGLFRKKNQTYKTGMIIEESKGRISFKNQ from the coding sequence ATGTCTTCATTTTGGATTATACTTACAGGAGCCTTAGTTGCAGTAACCTGCAGTCTGCTAGGTTGCTACCTGATACTAAGAAGAATGGCCATGGTAGGTGATGCCATTTCGCATGCCGTACTTCCAGGTATTGTTCTGGCATTCCTGATTTCCGGATCCAGACAAACCATTCCAATGCTTATTGGTGCAGGTATTCTTGGTATTCTTACCACTTTTCTTATAGAATTCCTTCATAAAAAAGCGAGGTTACAAGAGGATGCCTCCATTGGCGTAACCTTTACTTGGTTGTTTGCTCTAGGCGTAATCCTGATTTCGGTTTTTGCCAATAAAGTTGATATAGACCAGGAATGTGTTTTATATGGGGAAATAGCCTATGTGCCACTAGATGTTTGGATAACAGATTCCGGATTAAACCTTGGTCCTCAAGCCATCTGGATCATGGGAAGCATACTTGTGCTGGTATTGATTACAATTTTAACATCCTATAAGGAATTGCTGGTGACCACTTTTGATCCGTCCTATGCTGCAGCTATTGGTTATAGTACAGCTTTGTGGCACTATATTCTTATGAGTATGGTATCCCTGGCAACAGTTGCCAGCTTTGAATCTGTGGGTGCTATTCTGGTAGTAGCTTTTTTGATTGTTCCGGCAGCAACTGCTTACCTTCTTACAGATCGTTTTGAATTAATGCTTGTTTGGGCTGGAATATTCGGAATTTTAAGTTCTATTTCGGGTTATGTTCTTGCTACTCAAATTGACGGCTCTATTGCTGGTGCGATGGCAACAATGACAGGAGTTATATTTGCTCTTGCCTTTATATTTTCGCCAAGGTATGGGCTTTTCAGGAAAAAAAACCAAACTTACAAAACTGGAATGATCATTGAGGAGAGCAAAGGAAGGATTTCTTTTAAAAATCAGTAA
- a CDS encoding thioredoxin family protein, with translation MKKVLIISALSICISLTGFTILHKPIVNATSISLEHPTKNEGVNWLSYDEAIKLNAKKPRKIFIDVYTDWCGWCKKMDKATLSDPKIAEYLNKKYYAVKLNAESGKMIKYKGKDISERDLARTIFNATGYPTTVYLDSNENLLSPVPGYLDVDILDKILHYYGEEHYKTKTWEQFQQSYSPDAN, from the coding sequence ATGAAAAAAGTACTTATAATTTCTGCACTTTCTATTTGCATTTCCCTTACAGGATTTACTATTCTCCATAAGCCAATTGTTAATGCGACCAGCATTTCATTGGAACATCCCACTAAAAATGAAGGAGTTAATTGGTTAAGTTATGATGAGGCAATTAAACTGAATGCTAAAAAGCCAAGGAAAATATTTATAGATGTTTATACTGACTGGTGCGGATGGTGTAAAAAGATGGATAAAGCCACATTGAGCGATCCGAAAATTGCCGAGTATCTGAATAAAAAATATTACGCTGTAAAACTGAATGCAGAAAGCGGCAAAATGATAAAATACAAAGGAAAAGATATTTCAGAAAGAGACCTTGCCAGAACTATCTTTAATGCAACCGGTTACCCTACTACTGTATATCTCGACAGCAATGAAAACCTCCTTTCTCCTGTTCCAGGCTATTTGGATGTTGATATTTTGGATAAAATTTTACATTATTACGGAGAGGAACACTATAAGACAAAAACCTGGGAGCAATTTCAGCAGTCTTACAGTCCCGATGCCAACTAA